One genomic segment of Clostridium estertheticum subsp. estertheticum includes these proteins:
- a CDS encoding exosporium glycoprotein BclB-related protein — protein MHKDEFNYINEIDYIESGKNYWHARDERDPDYSRERNSKKCRDHCDSQCDRGDRCDRCDKCDRCHRHHCKVCPTGATGATGATGATGATGVTGDPGITGATGTTGATGATGAAGGATGATGITGDPGITGATGVTGATGATGITGATGVTGATGATGVTGDPGITGATGVTGATGATGVTGDPGITGATGVTGATGATGVTGDPGITGATGVTGATGATGVTGDPGITGATGVTGAIGATGVTGTTGVTGATGATGVTGDPGITGATGVTGAIGATGVTGDTGITGATGATGATGVTGDTGITGATGITGVTGATGITGATGDTGTTGVTGATGLGAIIPFASGIPIVMTTILGGLVGTGGVVGFGSSAPGVSLLGGTIDLTGGAGILLNFAFSVPRDGTITSVAAYYSNVLALALVGSTVTITAQLYSSTTPDNTFTPIPGAVATLAPPLTGIVGLGGTSNGITTGLSIPVTAQTRLLMVFSSTAAGLSLINTVTGYASAGITIV, from the coding sequence ATGCATAAAGACGAATTTAATTATATTAATGAGATAGATTATATTGAAAGTGGAAAGAATTATTGGCATGCTCGTGATGAGCGTGACCCTGATTACAGTAGAGAGCGTAATTCAAAAAAGTGTAGAGATCATTGCGATTCCCAATGTGACAGAGGTGACAGATGTGACAGATGTGACAAATGTGACAGATGTCACAGACATCACTGTAAAGTGTGCCCAACGGGAGCAACAGGAGCAACCGGAGCAACCGGAGCAACCGGAGCTACCGGAGTAACAGGTGATCCTGGAATAACAGGGGCAACGGGAACTACTGGGGCTACTGGAGCAACAGGAGCTGCTGGAGGAGCAACGGGAGCTACAGGAATAACAGGTGATCCTGGAATAACGGGAGCAACTGGAGTAACGGGTGCTACTGGAGCTACAGGAATAACAGGAGCAACTGGAGTAACGGGTGCTACCGGAGCTACAGGAGTAACAGGTGACCCTGGAATAACAGGAGCAACTGGAGTAACGGGTGCTACCGGAGCTACAGGAGTAACAGGTGACCCTGGAATAACAGGAGCAACTGGAGTAACGGGTGCTACCGGAGCTACAGGAGTAACAGGTGACCCTGGAATAACAGGAGCAACTGGAGTAACGGGTGCTACCGGAGCTACAGGAGTAACAGGTGACCCTGGAATAACAGGAGCAACTGGAGTAACGGGTGCTATCGGTGCAACAGGAGTAACAGGAACAACTGGAGTAACGGGTGCTACCGGAGCTACAGGAGTAACAGGTGACCCTGGAATAACAGGAGCAACTGGAGTAACGGGTGCTATCGGAGCTACAGGAGTAACAGGTGACACTGGAATAACAGGAGCAACTGGGGCTACTGGAGCTACCGGAGTAACAGGTGACACTGGAATAACGGGAGCAACTGGAATTACTGGAGTAACTGGTGCTACTGGAATAACGGGGGCAACAGGTGATACAGGAACTACTGGAGTAACTGGAGCGACAGGATTAGGAGCTATTATACCATTTGCATCAGGAATTCCTATTGTAATGACAACAATTTTAGGAGGATTAGTAGGTACTGGTGGAGTTGTTGGGTTCGGAAGTTCAGCTCCAGGTGTCTCACTACTTGGTGGAACCATAGACCTTACAGGTGGTGCGGGCATACTGCTTAATTTCGCTTTTTCTGTTCCAAGAGATGGAACTATAACATCAGTAGCAGCTTACTATAGTAATGTACTTGCATTAGCGTTAGTAGGGTCAACAGTAACTATTACCGCACAATTGTATAGTTCTACTACACCAGATAATACTTTCACACCAATACCAGGTGCAGTAGCAACCTTAGCCCCACCTCTTACAGGAATTGTTGGATTAGGAGGAACTAGTAATGGGATTACCACGGGCCTCTCAATACCTGTTACTGCACAAACACGATTACTAATGGTGTTTTCTTCAACTGCTGCAGGTTTGTCACTTATCAATACTGTAACTGGTTATGCTAGTGCTGGTATTACAATAGTATAA
- a CDS encoding glycoside hydrolase family 20 zincin-like fold domain-containing protein, whose amino-acid sequence MFLIPSPKHLDIKEGTLQLKRDTEIVLDYQCGFDDLNAAILLQDEIKQQLGFNLLINKSFDCNSNKVIITFKKTSGPKEAYSLTIDGNSIEICGATSIGIFYGVQTLRQLIRQNGALLPKLKIDDEPYFSNRGFYHDVTRGKVPTLKMLMELVDRASFYKINQLQLYIEHTFAFKGMSEIWMDKDPLTSEEILILDQYCNKRHVELIPSLSTFGHMYEVLRSKSFNEFCELENSEGEEYSFEHRMNSHTLDTTNEGSIKLVEKMLMQYIPLFSSNTFNICCDETFELGKGKSKARADEVGVGMLYVGFLNKVIDIVKKKGKRVMFWGDVILHHPELLSNISKDAICLNWDYNENAKEDGTKTITESGMEQYVCPGVWGWNQLVNKVDKGFENIKRMVAYGVKYGATGVLNTDWGDFGHINFLSTSIPGMAYAASLSWNPEGEKDFENVYKAISIIEYGDDSLKLVSLLNQLSKNQVVGWYELVEWKEHFKNDLDIKKSLRDLDWEKILEGYNLACEIEDKFTRLSNKVRINTFDLQEFIVSARAIQLVDSFFLNLLKNEYAMNEINTVFTPRDLAENLEVWFYDFTKIWRTRNKESELYRIRDIISYTCKYLRGIRLLAC is encoded by the coding sequence ATGTTTTTAATACCAAGTCCAAAACATTTAGATATAAAAGAAGGTACATTACAGCTTAAAAGAGACACAGAGATAGTCTTAGATTATCAATGTGGTTTCGATGACTTAAATGCTGCTATTTTATTACAAGATGAAATTAAGCAGCAATTGGGCTTCAATTTATTAATAAATAAATCTTTTGACTGTAATAGCAATAAAGTTATAATTACATTTAAAAAAACATCAGGTCCGAAAGAAGCTTATAGCTTAACTATTGATGGTAACAGCATCGAAATATGTGGTGCTACTTCCATAGGCATATTTTATGGAGTACAGACATTAAGACAACTTATAAGACAAAACGGGGCTTTACTCCCAAAACTTAAAATTGATGATGAACCCTACTTTTCTAATCGTGGATTCTATCATGATGTTACAAGGGGCAAAGTACCAACACTTAAAATGCTTATGGAGCTAGTTGATAGGGCGTCTTTTTATAAAATAAATCAGTTACAACTATATATAGAGCACACTTTTGCATTCAAGGGCATGAGTGAAATTTGGATGGACAAAGATCCACTAACATCTGAAGAAATTTTAATACTAGACCAGTATTGTAACAAAAGACATGTCGAGCTAATTCCTTCATTATCTACATTCGGTCACATGTACGAAGTGCTTAGATCAAAATCTTTCAATGAATTTTGTGAACTAGAAAACAGCGAGGGAGAGGAATATTCCTTTGAGCATAGAATGAATTCACACACACTTGATACAACTAACGAAGGTAGCATAAAGCTTGTTGAAAAAATGTTAATGCAGTATATCCCTCTATTTAGTTCAAACACATTCAATATATGTTGTGATGAAACTTTTGAATTAGGTAAGGGAAAAAGCAAAGCCCGCGCTGATGAGGTTGGAGTTGGAATGTTATACGTTGGATTTTTAAACAAAGTAATAGACATAGTAAAGAAAAAAGGCAAGCGAGTTATGTTTTGGGGGGATGTGATTTTACATCATCCAGAACTTTTAAGTAATATAAGTAAGGATGCCATTTGTCTTAATTGGGATTACAATGAAAATGCCAAAGAAGATGGAACAAAGACAATAACTGAATCAGGTATGGAGCAATACGTATGCCCAGGTGTATGGGGTTGGAATCAACTAGTGAATAAAGTTGATAAAGGTTTTGAAAATATAAAAAGAATGGTAGCCTATGGTGTAAAATATGGTGCAACTGGCGTTTTAAATACTGACTGGGGTGACTTTGGTCATATAAATTTTTTAAGTACCTCAATTCCTGGCATGGCTTACGCAGCCTCTTTATCATGGAATCCAGAAGGAGAAAAAGACTTTGAAAATGTATATAAAGCCATATCTATAATAGAGTATGGCGATGACTCACTTAAACTTGTTTCACTACTTAATCAATTATCAAAGAATCAAGTTGTGGGATGGTATGAACTAGTTGAATGGAAAGAACATTTTAAGAATGATTTAGATATTAAAAAGAGTTTGCGCGATCTTGATTGGGAAAAAATTTTAGAGGGGTATAACCTAGCTTGCGAAATAGAAGATAAGTTCACTAGATTATCTAATAAGGTACGCATAAACACATTTGATCTACAAGAATTTATTGTCTCAGCAAGAGCAATTCAGTTAGTAGATAGCTTTTTCTTAAACTTACTAAAGAATGAATATGCTATGAATGAAATAAATACAGTATTCACGCCAAGAGATCTCGCTGAAAATCTTGAAGTGTGGTTCTATGATTTTACAAAAATATGGAGAACACGCAATAAAGAAAGTGAATTATATAGAATTCGCGATATTATATCCTACACTTGTAAATATTTAAGAGGTATACGCCTCCTTGCTTGTTAA
- a CDS encoding pyruvate, water dikinase regulatory protein produces MLTIYAVSDSIGETAELVAKSVESQFPGSIIIKRVPYIKTAEDVNKFISKIEDNSKAMIISTIIMVDVKEFLVQRCVEKGVFISNILGPVIGLASKLLNKQPEYIPGAIWNMDKEYYKRIEAMEFAIQFDDSRDYNGIKLADVVLIGVSRTSKTPLCMYLANKGVKAINIPLVPEVPVPEELYNIPGRKIIGLTINPFELIEIRKHRMDKFSGLNSSFQYSNDARILDELDFAEKIMKKTRCLTIDVTKRAIEDTALIIMKSIGSTK; encoded by the coding sequence GTGTTAACAATATATGCGGTATCGGATTCTATAGGAGAAACAGCAGAACTTGTAGCGAAATCAGTAGAAAGTCAGTTTCCAGGTAGTATTATAATAAAAAGAGTACCATATATTAAAACAGCTGAAGATGTTAATAAATTTATTAGTAAAATAGAAGACAATTCGAAAGCAATGATTATTTCAACTATTATTATGGTAGATGTGAAGGAATTCCTAGTCCAAAGATGTGTAGAAAAAGGGGTATTTATATCAAATATTTTAGGACCAGTTATAGGTCTTGCATCTAAGTTATTAAACAAACAGCCAGAATATATTCCCGGGGCAATATGGAATATGGATAAGGAATATTATAAAAGAATAGAAGCTATGGAATTTGCTATTCAGTTTGATGATAGTCGTGATTATAATGGAATAAAGCTTGCGGACGTAGTTCTCATTGGTGTCTCAAGAACTTCAAAAACACCATTATGTATGTACTTAGCTAATAAGGGAGTAAAGGCTATAAATATACCGTTAGTGCCTGAAGTCCCTGTTCCAGAAGAATTGTATAATATTCCAGGAAGAAAGATTATAGGGCTTACAATAAATCCTTTTGAGCTTATTGAAATTAGAAAACATAGAATGGACAAATTTAGTGGACTTAATTCTAGTTTTCAATATTCTAATGACGCAAGAATACTCGATGAATTAGATTTTGCCGAAAAAATAATGAAAAAGACAAGGTGTTTAACTATAGATGTTACTAAAAGAGCTATAGAGGATACAGCGTTAATTATTATGAAGAGCATAGGTAGTACTAAATAG
- a CDS encoding sigma-70 family RNA polymerase sigma factor has translation MMLDKIEICGVNTLKLPVLEEEQIHELLFRIQNGEYECREKFIEGNFKLVLSVIKHFSNRGEKVEKLFHVGCIGLMKSIDNYDLNRDDRFSTYAVSMIIEEIKKYLKDNNSIRVSEYLKDIAYKVLQVRDRLVKQDNKEPTISKIAKELELTSEDIVLALDIIQDPISLINPIYYQDVDEIYEMDKKQDNKNLEDSFQKNISIRESMKKLNSMEKLIANLRFVNGKTQMEAASEVGISKEQVAMIEKNALKHLRRHI, from the coding sequence ATGATGTTAGATAAAATAGAAATATGTGGGGTAAATACTTTAAAATTACCGGTATTGGAAGAAGAACAAATACATGAGTTACTATTTAGGATACAAAATGGAGAATATGAATGTAGAGAAAAATTTATTGAAGGAAATTTTAAATTAGTGTTAAGTGTGATAAAGCATTTTAGCAACAGAGGTGAAAAGGTAGAAAAATTATTTCATGTAGGTTGTATAGGTTTAATGAAGTCTATTGATAATTACGACCTAAATCGAGATGATAGGTTTTCAACATATGCAGTTTCAATGATCATCGAAGAAATAAAAAAGTACTTAAAAGACAATAATTCAATAAGAGTAAGTGAATATTTAAAAGACATTGCATATAAAGTGTTACAAGTTAGAGACAGATTAGTGAAACAAGACAATAAAGAGCCTACTATATCTAAAATAGCTAAAGAACTTGAATTAACTAGCGAGGACATAGTATTAGCTTTAGATATTATCCAAGATCCTATATCGTTAATTAATCCAATTTATTATCAAGACGTGGATGAAATTTATGAAATGGATAAAAAACAAGACAACAAAAATTTAGAGGATAGTTTTCAAAAGAATATATCGATTAGAGAATCAATGAAAAAATTAAATTCTATGGAAAAATTAATTGCAAATTTAAGATTTGTTAATGGAAAAACTCAAATGGAGGCAGCGAGTGAGGTAGGTATATCAAAAGAACAAGTAGCTATGATAGAAAAAAATGCATTAAAACATCTGAGAAGACATATATAG
- a CDS encoding 2-hydroxyacid dehydrogenase, translating to MVNTVFLNLAKLNFDNKLDFSSITKLSTFTKYDENINEKILERVKGQTIIITKELPLSGKLISEFPSSVKLICEAGTGYNNIDIACARKKGITVCNVPSYSTQAVANLVITYILNFSSSLIQQQIMLKEKNFDNYNKHLQLPHFELQNKTLGVIGGYGAIGREVIKIALAIGMNIIIYSRSEKSWENPNVHFASLEELLKQSDFVSINCPLTKDTLHLINKERLKLMKPSAFIINTSRGAIIKETDLIKSLQNGDIAGAALDVQDPEPPEINNPLFDMENVILTPHIGWRRFESRQRLIELMAGNIESFIKGKPINVVN from the coding sequence ATGGTAAACACTGTATTTTTGAATTTAGCAAAACTTAACTTTGACAATAAACTAGATTTTTCGTCGATAACTAAACTAAGCACTTTCACAAAATATGATGAAAATATAAATGAAAAAATTTTAGAGCGAGTTAAAGGTCAAACTATTATAATTACGAAGGAATTACCTTTGAGTGGTAAATTAATATCAGAGTTCCCGTCCTCTGTTAAACTTATATGCGAAGCTGGGACAGGCTATAACAATATTGATATAGCTTGCGCAAGAAAAAAAGGTATTACAGTTTGCAATGTTCCTAGCTATAGCACACAAGCAGTTGCAAATCTAGTAATTACCTACATACTGAACTTTAGTTCTTCATTAATACAACAACAAATTATGCTCAAAGAAAAAAACTTTGATAATTATAATAAACATTTACAGTTGCCACATTTTGAACTTCAAAACAAAACACTTGGAGTAATAGGTGGATATGGTGCCATTGGACGTGAGGTTATAAAAATTGCCTTAGCAATAGGGATGAATATTATTATATATAGTCGATCAGAGAAATCATGGGAGAACCCAAATGTACACTTTGCTTCACTTGAAGAATTGCTCAAACAGAGTGATTTTGTATCGATTAACTGCCCTTTAACAAAAGATACATTACACCTAATTAATAAGGAGAGGCTTAAGTTAATGAAGCCTTCTGCTTTTATAATAAACACATCAAGGGGAGCGATAATAAAAGAAACTGATTTAATAAAATCTCTGCAAAATGGTGATATTGCAGGAGCTGCGTTAGATGTTCAGGACCCGGAGCCACCAGAAATTAATAATCCCTTGTTTGATATGGAAAATGTAATTTTAACTCCACATATAGGGTGGAGACGTTTTGAGTCTAGGCAAAGATTGATTGAACTCATGGCGGGTAATATAGAATCGTTTATAAAGGGAAAACCAATTAATGTCGTAAATTAA
- a CDS encoding amino acid permease, which translates to MSEVKTNELKRGLKSRHLNMIAIGGAIGTGLFLASGGTVSEAGPGGALVAYTVIGIMVYFLMTGLGEMATFMPVTGSFETYASRFVDPALGFALGWNYWYNWAITVAVEMVAGAMIMKYWFPGVPALVWSISFLVLLFGLNMLSAKAYGESEFWFAGIKVVAVLVFLAVGVAMIFGIIGGHHIGLSNFTFLDPKSGLKGPFPFGFKGILMVFLIAGFSFQGTELVGIAAGESEDPEKNVPKAINSVFWRIIIFYLGAIFIISALIPFTQAGVTTSSFTTIFERAGIAGAASIMNAVVLTSVLSCGNSGMYAASRMLYAMAREGRAPKALSKVNSRGVPINALLLTTLVASASFLVGLYAQETVYMWLVAASGLAGFIAWVGIAVCHYRFRKAFVAQEKDMNLLKYKAKFFPFGPILALILCVIVILGQGVTYFTANSIDWKNVIASYIGLPLFLALWIGYKVKYKTKVVNLKEASFSTEPIQHEK; encoded by the coding sequence ATGAGTGAAGTAAAGACAAATGAATTAAAAAGAGGATTAAAGTCTCGTCACCTTAACATGATTGCTATTGGTGGAGCAATAGGAACAGGACTGTTTTTGGCTTCAGGCGGAACAGTAAGTGAAGCAGGTCCTGGTGGAGCGTTAGTAGCATACACCGTTATAGGAATAATGGTATATTTTTTAATGACAGGGCTTGGTGAGATGGCTACATTTATGCCGGTTACTGGTTCGTTTGAAACATATGCATCAAGATTCGTTGATCCAGCATTAGGATTTGCGTTAGGTTGGAATTATTGGTATAACTGGGCAATTACTGTTGCGGTTGAAATGGTCGCAGGAGCTATGATTATGAAATACTGGTTTCCAGGGGTGCCGGCACTTGTTTGGAGTATTTCTTTCCTAGTGTTATTATTCGGGTTAAATATGCTTTCGGCTAAGGCTTATGGAGAATCAGAATTTTGGTTTGCAGGTATCAAAGTTGTAGCAGTTTTAGTGTTTTTGGCAGTTGGTGTCGCAATGATTTTTGGAATAATTGGGGGACATCATATTGGGCTTTCAAATTTTACGTTTTTAGATCCTAAAAGTGGTCTTAAAGGACCATTCCCATTTGGATTTAAAGGTATATTAATGGTTTTCTTAATTGCTGGGTTCTCTTTTCAGGGAACAGAACTTGTTGGTATTGCTGCTGGAGAAAGTGAAGATCCAGAAAAAAATGTACCTAAAGCAATTAATAGTGTATTTTGGAGAATTATAATATTCTATTTAGGTGCAATATTTATTATCAGTGCATTGATACCTTTTACACAGGCGGGAGTTACAACAAGCTCTTTTACCACTATTTTTGAAAGAGCAGGTATTGCTGGAGCTGCAAGTATAATGAATGCTGTGGTTTTAACATCGGTGCTTTCATGTGGTAACTCTGGAATGTATGCGGCTAGCCGTATGTTATATGCAATGGCAAGGGAAGGAAGGGCACCAAAGGCTCTTTCTAAGGTAAATTCTCGCGGCGTTCCTATAAATGCATTATTACTTACTACATTAGTAGCATCTGCATCTTTTTTAGTAGGTTTATATGCTCAAGAAACAGTATACATGTGGTTAGTTGCAGCTTCGGGACTCGCTGGATTTATAGCATGGGTAGGAATTGCAGTATGTCACTATCGCTTTCGTAAAGCATTTGTAGCACAAGAAAAAGATATGAATTTATTAAAATATAAAGCAAAATTTTTCCCGTTTGGACCAATTCTTGCACTAATATTATGTGTTATTGTTATATTAGGACAAGGCGTAACTTATTTTACAGCTAATTCAATAGATTGGAAAAATGTTATTGCATCTTATATTGGATTACCTTTATTTTTAGCTTTATGGATAGGATATAAGGTGAAGTATAAAACTAAGGTTGTGAATCTAAAAGAAGCTAGTTTTAGTACAGAGCCAATACAACACGAAAAATAG
- a CDS encoding collagen-like protein, giving the protein MNKDKIDERDYSESKKNYYWHALDDGVTDDYYSRKYSSSRSYRYNCDSKCNECDRCDRCDRCDRCDRCNRCDRCNRCDRCDRCNECDRCHCCVVCSTGATGATGATGATGATGATGATGATGVTGVTGATGATGATGATGATGATGVTGVTGATGDPGITGATGVTGVTGATGDPGITGATGVTGVTGATGDPGITGATGVTGVTGATGDPGITGATGVTGVTGATGDPGITGATGVTGVTGATGDPGITGATGVTGVTGATGDPGITGATGVTGVTGATGDPGITGATGVTGVTGATGDPGITGATGVTGATGVTGATGATGATGFTTQLRGLQVQLQDPDTVSVGPGAPVIFDTVINDLSAFLSYNAGTGEITISQIGVFYINWWVSTDGIVGGADTVITFSITTSQGDDIQASSPLQTGPISGNALIEVIASPVTLQLVNVTDGTIGFGITPIRADLTIFNVTF; this is encoded by the coding sequence ATGAATAAAGATAAAATTGATGAAAGAGATTATAGTGAAAGTAAAAAGAATTATTATTGGCATGCTCTTGATGATGGTGTGACTGATGACTATTATAGTAGAAAGTATAGTTCAAGTAGGTCTTACAGATATAATTGTGACTCAAAATGTAATGAGTGTGATAGATGTGATAGATGTGATAGATGTGATAGATGTGATAGATGTAATAGATGTGATAGATGTAATAGATGTGATAGATGTGATAGATGTAATGAGTGTGATAGATGTCACTGTTGTGTCGTATGTTCAACAGGAGCAACAGGAGCAACAGGAGCAACAGGAGCAACAGGAGCAACAGGAGCTACCGGAGCTACCGGAGCTACCGGAGTAACAGGAGTTACAGGAGCAACAGGAGCAACAGGAGCAACAGGAGCTACCGGAGCTACCGGAGCTACCGGAGTAACAGGAGTTACTGGAGCAACAGGTGACCCAGGAATAACAGGGGCTACTGGAGTAACAGGAGTTACAGGAGCAACAGGTGACCCAGGAATAACAGGGGCTACTGGAGTAACAGGAGTTACAGGAGCAACAGGTGACCCAGGAATAACAGGGGCTACTGGAGTAACAGGAGTTACTGGAGCAACAGGTGACCCAGGAATAACAGGGGCTACCGGAGTAACAGGAGTTACAGGAGCAACAGGTGACCCAGGAATAACAGGGGCTACTGGAGTAACAGGAGTTACAGGAGCAACAGGTGACCCAGGAATAACAGGGGCTACTGGAGTAACAGGAGTTACAGGAGCAACAGGTGACCCAGGAATAACAGGGGCTACTGGAGTAACAGGAGTTACTGGAGCAACAGGTGACCCAGGAATAACAGGGGCTACCGGAGTAACAGGAGTTACAGGAGCAACAGGTGACCCAGGAATAACAGGGGCTACTGGAGTAACAGGAGCTACTGGAGTAACAGGAGCTACTGGAGCTACTGGAGCAACTGGTTTTACAACTCAGCTTAGAGGACTGCAGGTTCAGCTACAAGATCCGGACACAGTATCTGTTGGTCCTGGAGCACCGGTCATATTTGATACAGTTATAAATGACCTATCAGCATTTCTTTCTTATAATGCTGGAACAGGTGAGATAACAATTTCACAAATAGGCGTATTTTATATTAATTGGTGGGTTTCTACAGATGGTATAGTCGGTGGAGCGGATACAGTAATTACATTCTCAATTACTACTTCACAGGGTGATGATATACAAGCGTCAAGTCCTCTCCAAACTGGACCAATTAGTGGAAATGCCCTAATTGAGGTGATCGCAAGTCCAGTAACATTACAACTTGTAAATGTAACTGATGGTACAATAGGCTTCGGTATAACTCCAATTAGAGCGGATTTAACAATTTTTAATGTAACATTTTAA
- a CDS encoding L-lactate dehydrogenase: MRTKGNKISIIGAGFVGSTTAFALMNGGLATEIVIVDINKNKAEGEAMDLSHGVSFVRPIEITSGEYSDTKDSDIVIITAGIGQKPGETRLNCISKNLKIFKSIVPEVVKFSPNSILLVVSNPVDILTYITYKLSGFPSNRVIGSGTVLDTSRFKYLLSKHFEIDARNIHTYIMGEHGDSEIAAWSITSIAGMNVEEFCSTCPNKCDGELKYNIYKEVKEAAYTIIQKKGATYYAVALAIKRIVEAILSNENSILTVSSLLKGEYGINDIYMGVPTVVGRDGVKKILEVNLNEEEKTELFESSKVLKEVIKDSKI; this comes from the coding sequence ATGAGAACAAAAGGAAATAAGATATCAATTATTGGAGCTGGATTTGTAGGATCAACTACAGCATTTGCTCTAATGAATGGAGGACTTGCAACTGAAATTGTAATTGTAGATATAAATAAAAATAAAGCTGAAGGAGAGGCAATGGATTTATCACATGGTGTTTCCTTCGTAAGGCCAATAGAGATAACTTCTGGAGAGTACTCGGATACTAAAGATTCAGATATAGTAATTATTACAGCGGGGATTGGTCAAAAGCCTGGTGAAACAAGGCTTAATTGTATTTCTAAAAATTTAAAAATATTTAAAAGCATAGTCCCGGAAGTTGTAAAATTTAGCCCGAATTCTATATTATTAGTAGTGTCAAACCCTGTTGATATATTAACTTATATAACTTATAAGTTATCAGGTTTTCCAAGTAATAGGGTAATTGGTTCTGGTACTGTCCTTGACACATCAAGATTTAAATACTTGCTTAGTAAACATTTTGAAATTGATGCAAGAAATATTCATACCTATATAATGGGTGAACATGGGGATTCAGAAATTGCAGCATGGAGTATAACTAGTATTGCAGGTATGAATGTTGAGGAGTTCTGTTCTACATGTCCTAATAAATGTGATGGAGAGCTTAAGTATAATATATATAAGGAAGTAAAGGAAGCGGCTTATACTATTATCCAAAAGAAGGGTGCAACTTATTATGCTGTTGCTCTAGCTATTAAAAGGATAGTTGAAGCAATATTAAGTAATGAGAATTCTATTCTTACAGTATCATCTTTATTAAAAGGTGAATATGGAATTAATGACATTTATATGGGAGTGCCAACAGTTGTAGGTAGAGATGGAGTAAAAAAAATATTAGAGGTTAATCTTAATGAGGAAGAGAAGACAGAACTCTTTGAATCTTCGAAGGTACTCAAGGAAGTTATAAAGGACTCGAAAATATAA